A DNA window from Hoplias malabaricus isolate fHopMal1 chromosome 5, fHopMal1.hap1, whole genome shotgun sequence contains the following coding sequences:
- the LOC136697054 gene encoding myosin heavy chain, fast skeletal muscle-like isoform X1: MGDGEMECFGPAAIYLRKPEVERIEAQNRPFDAKTAYFVAEPTEMYLKGTLKNKGGGKATVETLCGKTLTVKEDEVYPMNPPKFDKIEDMAMMTHLHEPAVLYNLKERYAAWMIYTYSGLFCVTVNPYKWLPVYDAVVVSGYRGKKRIEAPPHIFSISDNAYQFMLTDRENQSVLITGESGAGKTVNTKRVIQYFATVAMTGQKKAEPGKMQGSLEDQIIAANPLLEAYGNAKTIRNDNSSRFGKFIRIHFGQTGKLASADIETYLLEKSRVTFQLSAERSYHIFYQLMTGHKPELLEALLITTNPYDYPMISQGEITVKSINDVEEFIATDTAIDILGFSGEEKINIYKLTGAVIHHGTMKFKQKQREEQAEPDGTEVADKIAYLMGLNSADMLKALCYPRVKVGNEFVTKGQTVPQVNNAVMALCKSVYEKMFLWMVVRINEMLDTKQPRQFFIGVLDIAGFEIFDFNSLEQLCINFTNEKLQQFFNHHMFVLEQEEYKKEGIEWEFIDFGMDLAACIELIEKPMGIFSILEEECMFPKATDTSFKNKLHDQHLGKSSAFQKPKPAKGKAEAHFSLVHYAGTVDYNIVGWLEKNKDPLNDSVVQLYQKSANKLLALLYAGHASAEDATGGGGKKGGKKKGGSFQTVSALFRENLGKLMTNLRSTHPHFVRCLIPNESKTPGLMENFLVIHQLRCNGVLEGIRICRKGFPSRILYGDFKQRYKVLNASVIPEGQFIDNKKAAEKLLGSIDVDHTQYKFGHTKVFFKAGLLGTLEEMRDDKLASLVTLTQALCRGYLMRREFAKMMERRESIYTIQYNIRSFMNVKHWPWMKLYFKIKPLLKSAETEKEMAAMKENFEKMKEDLAKALAKKKELEEKMVSLLQEKNDLQLQVASESENLSDAEERCEGLIKSKIQLEAKLKETTERLEDEEEINAELTAKKRKLEDECSELKKDIDDLELTLAKVEKEKHATENKVKNLTEEMASQDETIAKLTKEKKALQEAHQQTLDDLQAEEDKVNSLTKAKTKLEQQVDDLEGSLEQEKKLRMDLERAKRKLEGDLKLAQESIMDLENDKQQSEEKIKKKDFEISQLLSKIEDEQSLGGQLQKKIKELQARIEELEEEIEAERAARAKVEKQRADLSRELEEISERLEEAGGATSAQIELNKKREAEFQKLRRDLEESTLQHEATAAALRKKQADSVAELGEQIDNLQRVKQKLEKEKSEYKMEIDDLSSNMEAVAKSKANLEKLCRTLEDQFGELKAKNDEHVRQLNDLSAQKARLQTENGEFGRQLEEKEALVSQLTRGKQAYTQQIEELKRQIEEEVKAKNALAHAVQSARHDCDLLREQFEEEQEAKAELQRGMSKANSEVAQWRTKYETDAIQRTEELEEAKKKLAQRLQDAEESIEAVNSKCASLEKTKQRLQGEVEDLMIDVERANALAANLDKKQRNFDKVLTEWKQKYEEGQAELEGAQKESRSLSTELFKMKNAYEEALDQLETLKRENKNLQQEISDLTEQIGETGKTIHELEKAKKTVEAEKSEIQTALEEAEGTLEHEESKILRVQLELNQVKSEVDRKLAEKDEEMEQIKRNSQRVTESMQSTLDAEVRSRNDALRIKKKMEGDLNEMEIQLSHANRQASEAQKQLRNVQGQLKDAQLHLDEALRGQEDMKEQVAIVERRNNLMVAEIEELRAALEQTERGRKVAEQELVDASERVALLHSQNTSLINTKKKLEADLVQIQGEVDDTVQEARNAEEKAKKAITDAAMMAEELKKEQDTSAHLERMKKNLEVTVKDLQHRLDEAENLAMKGGKKQLQKLESRVRELEAEVEAEQRRGADAVKGVRKYERRVKELTYQTEEDKKNVNRLQDLVDKLQLKVKAYKRQAEESEEQANTHLSKFRKVQHELEEAQERADIAESQVNKLRAKSREAGKVNSSQ; this comes from the exons ATGGGGGATGGAGAGATGGAATGTTTTGGACCGGCGGCCATTTACCTCCGCAAGCCAGAAGTGGAGCGGATTGAAGCACAGAACAGACCTTTCGATGCTAAAACTGCCTACTTTGTGGCTGAGCCCACCGAGATGTACCTGAAAGGCACACTGAAGAATAAAGGGGGTGGCAAAGCCACTGTCGAAACCCTGTGCGGCAAA ACCCTCACAGTTAAGGAGGATGAAGTCTATCCCATGAATCCTCCCAAATTTGACAAAATTGAGGACATGGCAATGATGACCCACCTCCATGAACCCGCTGTGCTGTATAACCTCAAAGAGCGTTACGCAGCATGGATGATCTAT ACCTACTCTGGGCTGTTCTGCGTCACCGTGAACCCCTACAAGTGGCTCCCAGTATATGATGCAGTTGTTGTGTCTGGATACAGAGGCAAAAAGAGAATTGAAGCCCCACCCCACATTTTCTCCATCTCTGATAACGCCTATCAGTTCATGCTCACAG ATCGAGAGAACCAGTCTGTTCTGATTAC TGGAGAATCTGGTGCAGGAAAGACGGTGAACACTAAGCGTGTCATCCAGTACTTTGCAACTGTTGCCATGACTGGGCAGAAGAAAGCAGAACCTGGAAAAATGCAG GGTTCACTGGAGGACCAAATCATTGCAGCCAACCCACTGCTGGAGGCATATGGTAATGCCAAGACCATCAGGAATGACAACTCCTCTCGTTTT GGTAAATTCATCAGAATTCATTTTGGGCAAACCGGCAAGCTGGCCTCAGCTGATATTGAAACAT ATCTACTTGAAAAGTCAAGAGTCACTTTCCAGCTGTCTGCTGAGAGGAGCTACCACATCTTCTACCAGCTCATGACTGGACACAAGCCAGAGCTGCTTG AGGCACTGCTCATCACCACCAACCCCTATGACTACCCTATGATCAGCCAGGGTGAAATCACAGTCAAGAGCATCAATGATGTGGAGGAGTTCATTGCAAcagat ACTGCTATTGACATCCTGGGCTTTAGTGGTGAGGAGAAAATTAACATCTACAAACTGACTGGAGCTGTGATACATCACGGCACTATGAAATTTaagcagaagcagagagaggagcaggCTGAGCCTGACGGCACTGAGG TGGCTGATAAAATTGCCTACCTCATGGGCCTGAACTCAGCTGACATGCTGAAAGCCTTGTGCTACCCCAGAGTGAAGGTTGGGAACGAGTTTGTGACCAAAGGCCAGACCGTGCCCCAG GTCAACAATGCTGTCATGGCTCTGTGCAAATCTGTCTATGAGAAAATGTTCTTGTGGATGGTCGTGCGTATCAATGAGATGCTGGACACAAAACAGCCAAGGCAGTTCTTCATTGGTGTGCTGGACATTGCTGGATTTGAGATCtttgat TTCAACAGCTTGGAGCAGCTCTGCATCAACTTCACAAATGAGAAACTGCAACAGTTCTTCAACCACCACATGTTTGTACTGGAACAAGAGGAGTACAAGAAAGAAGGAATTGAGTGGGAGTTCATTGACTTTGGTATGGACCTGGCTGCCTGCATTGAGCTCATTGAGAAG CCAATGGGCATCTTCTCCATCCTTGAAGAGGAGTGCATGTTCCCCAAGGCAACAGACACATCCTTCAAGAACAAGCTCCATGACCAGCATCTTGGCAAAAGTAGCGCCTTCCAGAAGCCAAAGCCTGCCAAAGGCAAGGCAGAGGCCCATTTCTCCCTGGTGCACTATGCTGGCACTGTGGACTACAACATTGTTGGCTGGTTGGAGAAGAACAAAGACCCACTAAATGACTCTGTTGTGCAGCTCTACCAGAAATCAGCAAACAAACTGCTGGCCCTCCTGTACGCAGGTCATGCATCTGCTGAAG aTGCCACAGGTGGTGGTGGTAAGAAAGGAGGAAAGAAAAAGGGTGGTTCATTTCAGACAGTGTCTGCTCTGTTCAGA GAGAATCTCGGCAAGCTGATGACCAACTTGCGGAGCACTCACCCTCACTTTGTGCGCTGCTTGATTCCGAATGAATCCAAGACTCCAG GTCTGATGGAGAACTTCTTGGTCATCCATCAGTTGAGGTGTAATGGTGTGCTGGAGGGTATTAGAATCTGCAGAAAAGGATTCCCGAGCAGGATTCTCTATGGTGACTTCAAGCAAAG ATACAAAGTTCTGAATGCCAGTGTGATTCCAGAGGGACAGTTCATTGACAACAAGAAAGCTGCAGAGAAACTCTTGGGCTCTATTGATGTGGACCACACCCAGTACAAGTTTGGACACACAAAA GTGTTCTTCAAAGCTGGTCTGCTGGGTACTCTTGAGGAGATGCGAGATGATAAACTGGCATCTCTGGTGACATTGACTCAAGCATTGTGCCGTGGCTATCTTATGAGACGGGAGTTTGCCAAGATGATGGAGAGGAG AGAGTCCATCTACACCATCCAATACAACATCCGCTCATTCATGAATGTGAAACACTGGCCATGGATGAAGCTGTACTTCAAGATCAAGCCTCTTCTGAAGAGTGCAGAGACTGAGAAAGAAATGGCTGCAATGAAAGAAAACTTTGAGAAAATGAAGGAGGATCTGGCAAAGGCACTGGCCAAGAAGAAAGAGCTTGAGGAGAAGATGGTATCACTTCTTCAAGAGAAAAATGACCTGCAACTGCAAGTAGCATCt GAAAGTGAGAATCTCTCTGATGCTGAGGAAAGGTGTGAGGGTCTCATCAAGAGCAAGATCCAGCTGGAGGCCAAACTCAAAGAGACAACTGAGAGACTGGAGGATGAAGAGGAAATTAATGCTGAGCTGACCGCCAAgaagaggaaactggaggatgAGTGCTCTGAGCTGAAGAAAGATATTGATGATCTGGAGCTCACCTTGGCTAAAGTGGAGAAGGAGAAACATGCCACTGAGAACAAG GTGAAGAACTTGACTGAGGAGATGGCCTCTCAGGATGAGACTATTGCTAAACTTACAAAAGAGAAGAAAGCCCTCCAAGAGGCACACCAGCAAACTCTGGATGACCTCCAGGCAGAGGAAGACAAAGTCAACTCTCTTACAAAAGCCAAGACCAAGCTTGAACAACAAGTTGATGAT CTTGAAGGTTCACTGGAGCAAGAGAAGAAACTCCGTATGGATCTTGAGAGAGCCAAAAGGAAGCTTGAAGGAGACCTGAAACTGGCCCAGGAGTCCATAATGGACCTGGAGAATGACAAGCAACAGTCTGAAGAGAAGATCAAAAA GAAAGATTTTGAAATCAGCCAACTTCTGAGCAAGATTGAGGATGAACAGTCCTTGGGTGGTCAGCTTCAGAAGAAGATTAAGGAGCTCCAG GCTCGCattgaggagctggaggaggaaaTCGAGGCTGAGCGTGCAGCTCGGGCTAAAGTTGAGAAGCAGAGAGCTGATCTCTCCAGAGAACTGGAAGAGATCAGTGAGAGGCTGGAGGAAGCTGGTGGTGCCACTTCTGCTCAGATTGAGCTGAATAAGAAACGCGAGGctgagtttcagaaattgcgaCGTGATCTGGAAGAGTCCACTCTGCAGCATGAAGCCACTGCTGCTGCCCTCCGCAAGAAACAAGCTGATAGTGTTGCTGAGCTCGGAGAGCAGATTGACAACCTTCAGAGAGTCAAACAGAAactggagaaggagaagagtGAATACAAGATGGAGATAGACGACCTGTCCAGTAACATGGAGGCTGTGGCCAAATCAAAG GCAAATCTGGAGAAGTTGTGTCGTACACTTGAGGACCAGTTCGGTGAACTCAAAGCTAAAAATGATGAGCATGTCCGTCAGCTGAACGACCTGAGTGCACAAAAAGCCCGGCTGCAGACTGAGAATG GTGAATTTGGCCGTCAGCTGGAGGAGAAAGAAGCACTTGTTTCTCAGCTGACCAGAGGAAAACAAGCGTACACGCAGCAGATTGAGGAACTCAAGAGACAAATTGAAGAGGAAGTAAAG GCCAAGAATGCCCTGGCTCATGCTGTCCAATCAGCTCGTCATGACTGTGACTTGCTCAGAGAGCAGTTTGAGGAAGAGCAGGAGGCCAAGGCTGAGCTACAGCGTGGAATGTCCAAAGCCAACAGTGAGGTGGCTCAGTGGAGAACCAAATATGAGACAGATGCCATCCAGCGTACTGAGGAGCTCGAGGAGGCAAA GAAAAAGCTTGCCCAGCGTCTACAAGATGCCGAGGAATCTATTGAAGCTGTAAATTCCAAGTGTGCCTCTCTGGAGAAGACCAAACAGAGACTGCAGGGTGAAGTGGAGGACCTCATGATTGATGTTGAGAGAGCCAATGCTTTAGCTGCCAATCTTGACAAGAAGCAAAGAAATTTTGATAAG GTGTTGACAGAATGGAAGCAGAAGTATGAGGAAGGTCAGGCTGAATTGGAGGGAGCACAGAAAGAGTCTCGCTCTCTCAGCACTGAGCTTTTCAAGATGAAGAATGCATACGAGGAAGCTCTTGACCAGTTGGAGACCCtcaagagagagaacaagaatcTGCAGC AGGAGATCTCTGACCTGACAGAACAGATTGGAGAAACTGGAAAAACCATCCATGAGCTGGAGAAGGCAAAGAAAACTGTAGAGGCTGAAAAGTCAGAAATCCAGACTGCTCTTGAAGAAGCTGAG GGCACGCTTGAACATGAAGAGTCCAAGATACTTCGTGTCCAGCTTGAGCTCAACCAGGTGAAGAGTGAGGTTGATAGAAAACTGGCTGAGAAGGATGAGGAGATGGAGCAGATCAAGAGGAACAGCCAGAGGGTGACTGAGTCCATGCAGAGCACTCTGGATGCTGAGGTCAGGAGCAGAAATGATGCCCTGAGAAtcaaaaagaaaatggagggaGATCTCAATGAGATGGAGATTCAGCTGAGCCACGCAAACCGCCAGGCTTCTGAGGCCCAGAAACAGCTCAGGAACGTCCAAGGACAACTCAAg GATGCTCAACTGCACCTTGATGAGGCTCTCAGAGGACAGGAAGACATGAAGGAGCAGGTTGCCATCGTGGAACGCAGGAATAACCTGATGGTGGCAGAGATTGAGGAGCTGAGAGCTGCACTGGAGCAGACAGAGAGGGGCCGCAAAGTGGCTGAACAGGAGCTGGTGGATGCCAGTGAGCGTGTGGCACTGCTGCACTCTCAG AATACCAGTCTGATCAACACCAAGAAGAAGCTTGAGGCTGATCTGGTGCAGATCCAAGGTGAGGTGGATGACACAGTCCAGGAGGCAAGAAATGCTGAAGAGAAGGCCAAGAAGGCCATCACTGAT GCGGCCATGATGGCAGAGGAGCTGAAGAAGGAACAGGACACCAGTGCTCACCTGGAGAGGATGAAGAAGAACCTTGAGGTTACAGTCAAAGACCTGCAGCATCGTCTGGATGAGGCTGAGAACCTTGCCATGAAGGGTGGAAAGAAGCAGCTCCAGAAACTGGAGTCTAGG GTGCGTGAGCTTGAGGCTGAGGTTGAAGCTGAGCAGAGACGCGGTGCTGATGCTGTTAAAGGAGTCCGTAAATACGAGAGGAGAGTGAAAGAACTCACTTACCAG ACTGAGGAAGACAAGAAGAATGTGAACAGACTGCAGGATCTGGTGGACAAGCTGCAGCTCAAAGTGAAGGCCTACAAGAGACAAGCTGAGgaatct GAGGAGCAGGCCAATACTCACCTCTCCAAGTTCAGGAAGGTGCAGCATGAGCTGGAGGAAGCTCAAGAACGTGCTGACATTGCTGAGTCCCAGGTCAACAAGCTGAGAGCCAAGAGCcgagaggctggaaaggtaaaTTCAAGTCAATAA